The segment TCGGCCTCGTCGAACAGGAGCACCGCCTGGAGCCGGGACGAGGGGTGCTGGCTTGCCCAGCGATTGGCTTCCACGAGCAGCTGCGACACCCAGAAGAGCGAGCCCTGCGTTCCGCCCAGGAACTTGGTGCTGATGATGCTCAGCCGGGTCCGTCCGGGAACCTTCGCGGTTCCGCGACCCAGCAGTTCTTCCATGTCCAGCTTCTCCCCCTGGGCTGCCAGCAGGTTGCGTGCGTTGAGCCGCAGCGTCGCCAGGTCCTGCGCGAGCCTGGGGAACACCCTGAGGTCCAGGCCGCTCACCTCCTGGACGAGCGTGATGTCCTGGGAGGCGATGAACTTCTGGAGCAGGTCCAGGGTCAACTCCTGCCCCAAGGGACGTTCCACCAGGAGGCGCAATGCCTGGGCCAGCAGCGCCTTCGCCGCCTTGTCCTTGGGACTGTTCTTGTACTCCAGCATGCTCGCGATGGCCTCCGCTGCCTGCTGCACGCTCTGGTCGCGCTCTTCGGGCGGCAGGGCCTCCAGCCCCCGCGGCACGAGCGGGATGGCCAGCGGCCGTCCGTCAGAGCGTCCCGGGGTGTAGAGCGCCACGTCCACGCGCTCGCGCAGCAGGCGACGGCGCTCGTTCAGGACGGGGTCCTTCAGCTCCTCCTCCCAGGCCTCGTCACGCGCATACGCCGCGAGGTCTCCCTTGCGGTCGACGAGCAGCGCCGGGATGCCCTGCAGGAGCAATTGCTCGATGATGTTCAGCGCGAGCGTCGTCTTGCCGCTTCCGGAGCCGCCGAGGAACGCGCTGTGCTTCGTCAACTCCTCCGCCTGGATGAAGACAGGCTGGGTGAAGACGCTCTCGGAGATGCCCAGGCGCATCGCTTCCGGCTTCGCATCCGGAGGACTGGCTTTCAGTTGTGGCACCTCGACGGGCGTCTTCGCGCGCCCAGGCGCCTTGCTCACCAGGGGCGGACCCATGGCCGTGAGTTGATGTCCGTCCAGCCTTGTCTCCGCGCGCGAGGCCTCCGTGGAGGCTTCGGACTCCCGGATCTGATCAGGCTCCTCGTCGGACCGGATGTCCAGCCGCCGCGCGCTCTCAGAGGAGGCTCCGCGAAGCTCTCCCTGGACTGGCTTCGTGACACTCGAGACGGAGGTGCCTTTGGCCGAGGAGATGGGGGGCGGTGGAGCCTGACGCGCGGGCTCAGGGGGGGGCACGCCCTTCTCCAGTGCGAGCACGTCGGTAATGGACTTCAGCCGGGTGACGGGACGGACCATTCGGCTCCACTCAACGAAGGCTGGCTCCGGCTGTTGCTGACGGAAGGCACGCAGGGCCAGGAGTTCTCGCAGGTCACTGTTCCCAAGCACTGCCCTCCGCCCGCCACGCTTCATGAGGGTCGTCGTCGACTCCTCGACGAGCGTCCCGAGCGAGCCTGGGAAGTCCGTCGTGCGAACGAGGACGGGAACGCGTCTGGCGGCGGACTTGATGGCGTCCGCCATCTGCCGTCCCAGATGACCACCCCGGGAGGACTTGTTGCAGAGCGCGACGAACATCTTCGCGTCCCCGGGCTGCATGGTGACGTTCAGGCTCTCCTCGTCTTGGGGTTCGACTTTGAAGCGAGGGGAGCCTCCCAGCTCATCGCCACCGACTTCGATGGCCCAGGCAAGCAGTTCGGCGATCTCTGAATCTTCCTCCGGGACCCGCTGCTTGAACTTCGCGCGGAAGTCGGTCCACGCCTGCTCCAGGTTGGGCCGCTGCGGACTCTCGGCTTCCTTGAGCTGTTCCTTGCCCTGCCCGTGGGAGGGCACATCGAGCGACCTCGGCAGTCTTCCGTCCTGCATGCCGCGCTCGTGGAACCGGCGACACGCGTTGAGGAGGTCGCGGGTCCGCAGCCCGCTGAACATCTCGATTTCACCGGCGGGAATCGGATAGGTCGGGTCCTTCGGGTCGATTGAGAGGTTGTGCTGCGCGTACAGGAACTTCAGGCGCTGCACGACCATGTCCCGGGCCGTCTCCGCGGTCAGCAGTCGTTCCAGGACGACCGGCTCGGGGTCCTGCTCGATGCGGTCCAGCAGGGAGCGCGTGAGCTGTGCCTGGATCTTCTTCCAGAAGTCCGACAGGCAGCAGACGACGACGATGGCGGTGGGAACATTCCCGATGAACGCGACCAGGCTGTTCATCGCCCGGCGGAAGGACGAGTCCATTCCGGAACTGGGCTCGAAGTCGATGCTGTCTTCAATCTGGTCGACGCAGAGGATCAGCGCCTGTCCCATCACGCCCATCAGCCGGCCCAGTTGCGACAGCATCCGCATCGGGTCCGAGTCCGCGGTGCGCGACACCATGTCGCCAATCATCCCGCGGTCCGCGGGGGCCATGTCCTCGCACCGCAGCCACTGGAGGATGCGGTGGTGGAACCGGGCTTCCCGGCGCTGGAGATAGATGAGCGCGCGGAGCAACTGGACGTCGACGTGGCGGAAGTCCGCCTCCTCGTGCAGTTCATCCGCGAGGGAGCGGATCATGTCGTGCAGCTCGTGCTCCTCGAGGATGCTCTCCTCGGGAATCAGCGGCGCGAAGGCGCTCGTGCAGCGCTTCATGACCGCGTTGGACAGTCGCATCAGTCCCGAGTCTTCGCCGACCTTCAGGTCATAGGGGCGGTCAAGGGCCTCAATCAAGCTCACGAGGATGTGCCGGTCGTAGTTGGCCGCATCCACGGTCATGGGCATGTAGCCGACGTAGCCCTGCTCCTTCTGGTGGACGCCGTTGCGGAAGGCGCGGACCAGGTGGGTCTTTCCGCTGCCGGATTCCCCCTGGAGGAGCAGGAACTTTCCCGACTCGGGAGCGGGCATCCGGTTGGCGCGCTTCACCAGTCGCTCGAAGGCGCGACGGGCGGGGGTGTTGATGGATTCCACGTCGAACGGGTCAGGCTTCCAGAAGGACTGGGCCTGCTGGATGCTGGCGAAGACTTCGGGTCCATCCGCCAGGAATGCTTCAAGACGTGCGTCGGTGGGCATGGTGGCTCCTGGTGGTGGCGGACTAGACGACGACGAAATGGAAGGTGGCGCCGTAGAAGCGCACCTCGGATTCGGCCACGTCGGCTGGATCCATGACCGACACGAGGTCCGCGCGCGTCAACGACAGATGGCGCTTGCGGTTGGCTTCGAGCAGCGCGGTGTCGAAGGCT is part of the Corallococcus soli genome and harbors:
- a CDS encoding helicase HerA domain-containing protein, translating into MPTDARLEAFLADGPEVFASIQQAQSFWKPDPFDVESINTPARRAFERLVKRANRMPAPESGKFLLLQGESGSGKTHLVRAFRNGVHQKEQGYVGYMPMTVDAANYDRHILVSLIEALDRPYDLKVGEDSGLMRLSNAVMKRCTSAFAPLIPEESILEEHELHDMIRSLADELHEEADFRHVDVQLLRALIYLQRREARFHHRILQWLRCEDMAPADRGMIGDMVSRTADSDPMRMLSQLGRLMGVMGQALILCVDQIEDSIDFEPSSGMDSSFRRAMNSLVAFIGNVPTAIVVVCCLSDFWKKIQAQLTRSLLDRIEQDPEPVVLERLLTAETARDMVVQRLKFLYAQHNLSIDPKDPTYPIPAGEIEMFSGLRTRDLLNACRRFHERGMQDGRLPRSLDVPSHGQGKEQLKEAESPQRPNLEQAWTDFRAKFKQRVPEEDSEIAELLAWAIEVGGDELGGSPRFKVEPQDEESLNVTMQPGDAKMFVALCNKSSRGGHLGRQMADAIKSAARRVPVLVRTTDFPGSLGTLVEESTTTLMKRGGRRAVLGNSDLRELLALRAFRQQQPEPAFVEWSRMVRPVTRLKSITDVLALEKGVPPPEPARQAPPPPISSAKGTSVSSVTKPVQGELRGASSESARRLDIRSDEEPDQIRESEASTEASRAETRLDGHQLTAMGPPLVSKAPGRAKTPVEVPQLKASPPDAKPEAMRLGISESVFTQPVFIQAEELTKHSAFLGGSGSGKTTLALNIIEQLLLQGIPALLVDRKGDLAAYARDEAWEEELKDPVLNERRRLLRERVDVALYTPGRSDGRPLAIPLVPRGLEALPPEERDQSVQQAAEAIASMLEYKNSPKDKAAKALLAQALRLLVERPLGQELTLDLLQKFIASQDITLVQEVSGLDLRVFPRLAQDLATLRLNARNLLAAQGEKLDMEELLGRGTAKVPGRTRLSIISTKFLGGTQGSLFWVSQLLVEANRWASQHPSSRLQAVLLFDEADLYLPAMSMPATKQPMENLLKRARSAGIGVMLATQSPGDLDYKCRDNVRTWCVGRVKEDTAIRKLRPMFADARVDAAAKLPAQKQGQFHVLRDGQVEQLKADRNIIKTDQLSEDEILQLAHRSREQSH